Below is a window of Xiphophorus couchianus chromosome 1, X_couchianus-1.0, whole genome shotgun sequence DNA.
gctgcagctgagagaCATCCACCTCCAGGCTCTCATGCTCGCCGTCCAGCTCATCTCCCACCACAGACACTTCACACGAGTCCAAATTGTGCATGATCTCCTCTGACACAACTGTCTCTTGAACTGAAAGAAACccagcaaaaaaggaaaaaaaacccaacacttTAATAAGACCTGATACTGCTATGTTTTAGTTGGGTTTTTAGGTTTCTTTAGAAAATGAATAGCAACAGTCACCTGCTTCTACAAGTAAGAAATGCTGGTCAGTTGCAATAACTTGTTTTAGCTGCTTAAACAGGCAATGGTAAATGAGCAACTTGAAATACCTAATCACAAACTGACCATATTGGGAAGAAAGAGAGAATCTTCATCAGCACAAACTGAGTGTCTGCGTTGTGTGGCATTAGATGAAGTACTATAATTAGGTAATTGCTGGGACATTAAGGAGCACTAGTGTGGGTTTTGTATCTGCAGCATCAATTGTTCATCTGAGCTGTGATGCTAAatctaaagaaatgtttatgatGAAAATTGTGTGCAAGATTGTTTTATGATGGATGTCAAACTGAATTTCCTACAGTATTTGAAGTatatttcacagtaaaacaaggcaaaagCTAGTTATAAATGTTTCTATATTATTTAAGAGTTGCATAAAAGGTAAGAACCTGCCATCTGATATTAATTTGTCTAGATTCAAAGCTTGAATATGCAGTCTAGCTTTAGTtgcaacaaattaatttctccGGCAACTacaattaaatgatttttaacattGACTGTGACCTTGTTTGCTGTCCGGTCATGAGAGTTGGGTCAGATTAAAGCAAGTAAGAGCAACAGATCTTACTAAGCCCCTTTTGTCCCATATGGCGTGTTGCTCACAACAGCACATTGTACCTTAGTGTGTCTGTGTCGGCTCTGGAGCATGTCTATTGTCCTTCCTCGTCTTAACCCATGTGGAAGCCCGACAGATGGCACGGCTGGTCGCTTACCACGCCCAGAAATAAACAACTTAGCTCTGATTCCGTCTCATTGTGTCTGTACAGTTCCCTCATCCTCCAGGCAAAGTTATTGCCAGCTACAGTATCTCTACACTGTTATAAATCATTTCTGCAGAGCCTTTCAGCCTTTCAGGTTATTTAACCAAGAAGAAAACATATCAGCAACAACTGAAAATTAAAGCTCGGACCAAGATATTCACTccatataataaataaatatacagacAGCTGAAGCTACACCAACACTCTGGTTAAAAACATGTCTGActgctttctttttactttgactaaatattttactaattttctAAACTATAAGGTCTCTTAAGGTCCAGTTGTCCCTTACCTGTGGGGTCATCGTCAGTGCCTTCTGCTGCTTCAGACTCTGCGTCGGCCTCCATTTCCCGGGTGATGGTGCTGACAATGCGAAGCTCGGGGAACAGAGTCACGCCTTCCTGGCTCTCAAATTCAGCGGCGCTGCGGGCGAAGTGGTCAATGCCGCTCAGGCTGATCTTCGGCTCCTCGGGCTGCAGCACCATCACGTAGCCTTCAGCGTCTGGCACCGCCACGCAGGCGTCCTCGTTCAAACACCTGGCAAAGAGTTGACAAATACCCTAAAATCACGGTCGTAAATGAAAGAGTCCCTGTTCTCTAATTTAGTGTACATGCTGTCCACTCACAGGCTTCTGAGATAAATTACGTTTTGCTTCTGTTACTTACTTGACAGTGGTGGAGATGCGAAGGTGCCTAATGCCTGGGGTTGGGAACTGGCGGGAGTTTAAGTAGGAGATATGCTGCATGACTTTGTCAAAGGCGCCGATGTCGTCGCCTTCCACTGTCAGAGAGGACTGGTTGGGGTTGAAATCAACCTAAGTGAAGGAAATGAAGTAGGAGTTTAAATAACTGAAcccaaaagtttatttatttacctaaaacagaTCTTCAAGTGTAAAATCCCTGGAAGTTGTACGGATTCGCCTTTACAACAATGTGCAGACACATTGTTGTAAAGGTTACTTATGAGacaattaaaaatttatttaaccCTTATCAGTCTGCTTTTCAGCATCATTAAACCCTTCTAGTCACTTCCTTCTTTTATAATTCACATAGAAAGGCATCTTGTGACAGAAGAACAGccttcagtgtggaagttgttactaATAGAAGAAGACCTGCTTCTTAGCTGTGTCAATTACAGTTGTGGTGCTTAAAATAGTGTCAGAGGAAGCACAAACATGTACAAAGTTCTTTAAAGGGAAACAattttgaaagtgtttgtcATTTATTCATGCTGCAAAATGTGGAAGAGAGCAAGACTTTtggcagataacaggaaggctgaacagaGTACAGGAGAGGGGAATGGCTTTATCATTTTGACAAGTCAATCTCTGCCTGATGGGAGACAAACTGGATTATAAGGCTCCATATTCTCTAGAGAATATACTGTGGTTGTAATGTTAGCCATGCCAAACAAGTTGAGgccatttttcacattttaaaatgttaacatcacaattatatttgtttttgttctgaaaatTCTTGTTTAAGTCCTATTTGCAgtgatctctctctctcacacacagtaAGAGTTTGCCTCTGCTCTGCTCACAGCAGTTCTGGTATCTTCCTGTATTATATTCTAACAAATTACATATACTATGTaagatattacaaaaaaataaataaatcagtgcgGTGGGCAAAAAAAGtcactacaaaataaaacagctacGATCCGTGTGGTATGTCTTTAAAAGCAACTGACCAGCCTGCACGAGCCACTCTGCTCCCTCACCTTCACCGCTGAAGCTACTTCCTCAGGCAGCTGCACATCCAGGCCTTCTTTGCAGGTGTACAAACAGTCGATCACCTTCTTGTTCTCCAGCTTGCCGGAGCGGATGATCAGGCCTGCAAGGTTTCCTCGGAAAAACTGAGCCATTCGGGCATTCCCGCCTGGTTCAGAAAGTAACAACACGAAAATAAGTGAGTTACTAAAGAGGGGATTTCAATGTTTCAGAGCTGACTATGGAAGCGTGCTGTCTCAATGAGCAAAGCTGGCATGAATGAAGTTCATGCAAGTTAGTATATGCCCCCCTTAAAGGCCCGAGGCCTGGAGGATGAGACAGGCAGATGATGGATGAGCTTATGTATGCCTTCAGCACatgcaacatttaaatcaaTGAAGTGGAGCTACGAAAGTACTCTGGATAAAGatattacaacaacaaaaagacataaaggagaggaaaataaaaataaaattatctgcTTTTCTCAGCAAATTGTGACAAACGACGGAACTTCAAGACGGGAAAATGTTGATATTgacaaatataatatataatactgAGCTTTAATTACTGCAGGGTTAGCCCCAAACCGTACATCCCTAGGTCAAACGAACCTTCAGCCATCTGCGTATTTTTAGTCAACTGCAGGTTTGTTATCTGATATGCAGGAGTTTCGACAAGGTCACACTTGACGGTATGGACGAAAACACGCAGTCGGATCGGAGTTGTTTTTGTGCTCtttatgtttctatttctgTTCTGCTGGAGACAGAGTATTGGCTGAAATAGAGGACAAACCTCCTGACTGCTGAAGatctaaataaatcattaaaaaggtggtgaagaaaatgaaaaaaaaaaaaacataacaggtAGGATGGCATCACAAAACTTATACACAGCCAATCATGCTGTAAAGAGGGTCGATAAACAAGCAAACAACAATCTTTGCATCTAGAATGTTCCTGTCATTCTAGTTAAAATGGCGTGAAGATGCAGTTAAGCTGTTAGCATGGCGGGACGTTCTGGACACATGGACATGTCTGAGGAGGAAGGGAAAGACTTAAGCAACCTGAGGTGGTCTCAGGGCCCGCCTCAGTGTCATTGTCATGTCCCGAGTTTTCTGTGATTGGACGGGAAACGAGAGAGCagggaaagagagaggaaggaaggtTGAGGATTTTTGCAGGAGAGACTACAGATGCTACAGAATAAAAAGATCATGCCGCATCAGTAGAGATTCCCAGGAAgagtaaaaacaacatttagtgACTAAACAAAACGCAAAACAGACTGTAAAGAGTACTgctagatattttttatttatttcatcatcATACAGTGCTTtctgaaagtattcacacctcttgaacTGAAATTGAATTCAAAATTCTATTTATATCATAGTATTATGTCAGATAAATTTGTCTGTTTCACTCTATGTAAACCAGGATCTTCAATGACTGTCACTGATAGACACGGAGGTGTATCTCCAGGACAGTGGGTCTACAGGATTGTGTTGGAAACCTCTGAAATAAACTGTGAATGCTTATTAAATAACTTGAAGGGAATCAGAGTGTCTACCTTGCCAGCAGGCGCCAACTGTGAGCTGAGTCTCGATCTTAGAGGGGTGCAGTGGGTAGTCCTCTGTGACCATGAAGGGCTCGAAGGCCGTCCCATccacaaacagagaaacagtGGGGAACTCCACGTTGAGCACATAATGATGCCACTCTTTGTCACACACCTGCAAACATggcagtaaaaaataataataaaagagttGAAAAGCTGTACGAGCACAAACAGGGCTCGGTTTGAGAAGTGGCGGCTGACCTGGTCGAGTTTCCAGTGGAACTCTGCTGGTTTGTAGTTCTCCGCCTCGGACGGATCCTGGCGGAGGAGAAGGATTAGCCTGCAGTTGTGAACGTAGAGGGAGTAGTGATGTCTGTTCATATCTGCAGGTAGGAAGAAAGAGGAAACGATCAGGTTTAGACCCTACTCTTCATTTAATCTCCTGAAAATGTGACatcttaaattaataataatttaaaaaaactaacattacTTTGTTCTCATTAGAGCACCAAGATTTAACGTGTGGTGACCCATAAGAGCAGGATTTATGCTTTCGTGACTCTGTGCTAAAGAGAGGTCACGGATGGTGCGCTGACATCACAAGCCTCAGAGCGTCCTGTCCGGGACACAGCCGTTCTGATGTAATCCTTCTTATATGAGCAGCCGAACCGAAGCTGACGAGCCGCCACGGCCGCCTGCTCACTGATCACACCAGagactttacagaaaataagatcAAGGCAGCCTGTGACTGATCATATAGTCTCTAAAATAAAAGGAAGCGCAGTCAGTGAGCAGAGGTGAGAGTGAGGGCTTGCACACTCCAGTTGGCGCAACACAAACACTGATTATAACTGTGGCGCAAGTCTGAGCCAGAGATACGATGGCTATTTTAATCCCATGAACTAGCAGACCAAGTGTGTGGCGGTAATGAGATGCCGAGGGAACTTGTCACAGGTTTGACCTCAGATACTCAGCTTTCAGATGCActgacctaaagaggaacgatctagagtcagcTAGATCAGgtctgaaccttcagagacacataaagataATTACAACattggccttctatcacctgaagaacaacGCTGACTTTTGTTAATCTGATCAGAGCGATGCCGTTTTTCTGCAGCGTATCAGATTATCATAGACCTCTACCTGTTTTGTCTGAGTTGCAGAGGATCGTCTCCTTTTCGTGGGAGCCGGGTCCGTGCCTCATCCACACAGAGAGGGTGAAGGGCTCCTTCAGGTTGGTGTTCACCAAACCATCGGGCACCTTGATGGCCTGGGTGCCGTTGAACTCAAACACCTGGTCACTATCGTGTCCATTATCAGTGGGCAGTCCCACCGTCCAGTTGGCAGAGCTGCTCGGAGCAGGAAGGAGCTCCACGGTGCCGGAGCTGGCTCCTAAGATACGACGACGGCAGAAGCAGATTTACGTATCTACACTGGATTCTGTTTTGTGTACTTATGCTTTAACTTGAAAAGTTAAAGCATCTGTTCCCTTTTTTATAAGGGAACAGATGGAAAGGCGGATTAAATGAGTGATAGAGGTGAAAAACAATGCctaacaaaaatattcaccCCCTAAACTCTGTTTGCATGTTGTCACATGACTACAGTGTATTTTATGTGCTTGCTCAACACAAAATTTTACGCAACTGTAAAGAGGAGGGAAAGGAAACATGGCTCTCAccatttctgaaatgaaaatctggggaaaaaaaagacatacataTGTATTCTACCTTCCTCAATGATCATCTTTCTCTGTAATTATTCTGCAAGTCTTGTTGGTATCCCTGGCAACTGAATGTGAGTCACTCTCATCTGATCAGATCTTTGCCCTTTTCCCCCAAATCGACACTGAGCAATGAACTGATATAATTGGTTTCTGGGTCTTTTAGGATGGATTGTGAAATATGTTCTATTCTCATCTTGGTGGAAAAAGACGTGCCCTGCACTTTGGAATAGCTAATTAGGTGACTTTGGAAGgaaactggatttattttattgagactACAGGAGGGCGACATATTCTACTCtcatttttgcataattttctttccacctcACAACTCTGCGTttgtaaaatgtagaaaagctCAAGAAAAAGAAGTCCCGCTTTGAGTGCAAATTATTAACATTTCCAGCGGagcgtttatttatttaccacaCAGCTTGTGCAGTGACTTCTCAGAGTACGTGTCACGGTCACAGCCCTTTCCGATGTGGTTGGTTTCCAGTTCAATACTGGCCCGGACAGAGGTGATGGGCACATCGCAGGTCTCCAGGTGCATGCTGGGGAAAAGAGCCAGGCTACCGGTGCCCGGTTCATACTCAGTCCTCTTATTGAAGCCTGAAAACCAAGAGAAAAGGAGAATTGAGAGATTAAAGGAGTGATAATCTGTGTAGAGTTGTAAAATAGTATGGAAAGTGTGACTTTCATACCTTGCCAGCTGGGTCTGCAGGTGGGCTTTATGCTGATTTTGACCAACACATCTTCAGAAGCTCGGTTCTTCCCGCAGTCGTAGGCGGTCACGGTCAACTTGTACATGCGCTCTTTGCTGTAGCTCAGCTTCTCAGTGTTCTTAATAAAGCCTGATAAGGCAAAAACAAAGGGGAATAAAACTCAAGTTTCAACCATTTTTCTGatgaaactgacatttttctaaactataaagatgtaataaatataatacCCTCACaaacagtccaaaaataaaTCGTTGACGtaaaggaagagaagaagatggatggcCACTGTTGTTGAGGTGCCATTTTGAACTGTCTTTAGTTCCTTCTTATCTATTGAttcttttgtgttattttttcaacaaagaaaTATGAGAAACAGACATAATGAGAAAATACCAACCACCCTGGATGATATTTGCAGAAGGCTGCCATTGCTTGCGctgaattttaaatgaaaccCTTGTGGTGTCAGTTTGTACACAAATCAATGGACACCTTGATCCCTGTCAATACAATCCATTATCTCGGCTGCGCGCTGATCCGTTTTCCAAGCGGGGAAAGACAAAGGCACGCTCCTTCAAGGTCCTCACCGTCTTTGTCGATGGTGAAGGGAACATCGGGCGTGACAATTTCGTAGCTGCAGATTTGGCTGAACTGGAAGGAGCAGTCGGCATCCACCGCCTCCACCTTCAGGATGTTGTCGTATTTCTTCCCCTCGATCACGGTGGCTTTGTACGTCTTCTCCTTGAACACTGGGGAATACTCGTTGATGTCGTTCACCTGGATGTGGACGGTCGCCCTGAGAGGAGCAGGAACACGGTTGGCATGTTTTATCAGCAACAAGGATTTCAGTAGAAGCATCTCACTATGCAAAGGAAATTAAAAGATCTATTTATGTGTTTACCAGGAGTTTCGCTCAAATTGAatacaacaaattaaattttcagtttctgtttaaattgtttCTAAGAGAGGAGTTGTAGTGAAGAGcagataaaattaattattttctattgtGGATTGAACTTTATTACCCGGCTTCTACTGCTACTAAAAGACCCGCAAGCGTATCGGCTGGCTTCACGTCAAGCAGCAAGATGTTACCTGCTGATTTATCCTCTGTTTAGTCAGAAAAGGCTCACTCTGGAGAATCtctttataattataatttctttCAAGCAATTCTGTAATTCTACTAATTATTTCTTATTACTTTCATCCTGTAAAAAGTTATATAAAAATTGTTATTACAACTTAATACAGTTTACGGTAATTGATCAAATGTCAAAgccaaaaaaacagcataaagcTATCCATCGACAGCATAATGAAGCACtacatttgcaaacaaaaacgtaaaacattacaaaataagcaacaactATTTCACTATTTCACAGACTAAATATACCTAAAAATACGAGCAGTGGACATAGTGTTAGCGTGACCGCAGGAACCAAAATCTACGGTCTTCCTTATCTTTGCTTTTATTGGTCCATCCCATCAATAAGAAGATAAATCTGGCTCCTCGATTGGCTCCTTTGCAAGCAACATCCAATAGCGTGTAAAGTAGTgagtaaaaatgtctttgtgtaTATTTATACAGTTACTGCATGTAATAATACAGTAAATCTGTGAATGTTAAAGTCTATAAACAGACTGTGCAATAAATCAAATCAGGTATCCTCTGACGTGGCCAAGCTTGACTCACTTGTGTGATTTCTTCATGTTGGCGCCATCAGGACCCTCTCCACAGTCATAGGCCTGGATGGTGAAGGTGTGCTCCTTCTGCAGCTCACAGTCGAGCTTCTCCTTGGCCCTGATGACCCCCTCGCCAGTGGACTTGTCCAGGACCACTGCCTCGAAGGGGACGTTCTGCCCGTGGATCCTGAAGCCGCAAATCTCACCTGAATACGTCAGGAGTCAAAAGGAAATTTGCTCAGAACAGTCGATGAGAGATGCGACATCAAATTttagataaaatgaaaaaaaaaaaaaaataaataaataaatagcgttaattgtgaaaaaaatatccacgcaaaaataaacaaacagccaCAAATTTTGGGAACCGAAGGGTTGTAGGTAGAGAAGTGCATGGAGTCTGTGGAGGAAGCCAAACCGCACATCATGTGGGTGAGTAGTTGGGGCGAGGGTGTGGGACATTTGAgataactttgttttaatttccaaGCCACTTGAAAACCAGTGCATCCAGTCATGCAGGCGGAAACTGAAAAAAACGTGGACAGGCATTTCACAGGAGCACTCAGGATGTTGTAACAAACAGAAGTTGTGAaacagagctttaaaaaaaagtgaatacaAAGATAAaggcatataaaataaaaaaaaaattaaacataaaggTGATAAAACACCAATTCATCAATCAACCCCCTCCACCCACCaataaaatctgtgaaagaaaaaaataacacttccAGTAAGTAGTTTGAACCATTTAAAGAAAGTCTTCCTGTGTAATTCTGCCTGCCTCTCATccaaaaacaactgcaaaacaaacccagaaaTCATACGGAAACTAAACCAGCACGATAAAAggatccaaaacaaaaagcactgGATGAGAACTGGGGTTAGAAATATCAACTTGCCTGACATCCACATCAAATGACTGCAGCCATGCTAATGGTTGGGATTAGTGGCAGAGAATTAAACTCAAAAGAGATCCACTGAGGCGAGGGATGCAAAATACAGAAGCTTTGCAgcgaagagaaagagagagtttGCATCGGTTAACAATCTCAGCAAATTCACAGAAATCTGCAGGAGTTGCTCTCAAATACTTGTAAGAGGAAAAGCCCAATGATGAGCACATGTAGCACCTTCAGGAaatctgtgtgtatttttatcttttattggAGTCAAATTCAGCTGTAGGATTTAgcttcaagacattttaaaagctgcCATGGTTATTTTAATTGAACTTGCTGGACGAAATGGCGCCAAAAAGACAAGAGAACTCCTGTTTTCAAAGGTGGTTTTTGTGCTCGAGGTGACAGCTGATACACTGTTAGGGTCTGCAAACTGCAATGGATGTCTCATGCACAGATATTTCTAAGAGCAGTCAGTCCCCACATCACACTTTTCATCCAGCTGTTtcagctctttaaaaaaatagtcaagGTGAGGAGGGGAGAGGGGGAAAGAACCAGCGAAAAACAAACGAGGAGGTCAATTACAGAGCATGATAGGAGTTTCTGTGTAAAACGTGTGGATGTTGCTTTTTATGTTAGTGGGTTAATcgtaaaagaaattaaaattaaaaataagcacaaggcagaagaaaaaaaaagcccacgATCACCTTCTTCGGTGAGGGTCACCTCAAAACTCTCTACATGGAGGGGAGAGGAGATAAACCCAGATAGGAAGAAAGTTAGAAGACACGTTGAGGAAAAGAAGAGACATTCTTGAGCTGTACACTTATACAACCAACATCAGAAAAGATCATGATAAGGAGAAGGCTCTCTccgaattaaaaaaaaagtaaattttaaaagcacataagtttttttttctcctggaaATGACAATAAGGTTACAGATAAGAATCCCACTTTCCAGAGACTGTATGATCACACTCTCAGGCTTTGGGTGAGTCATTTATCTTCTTTACAGATGGGTTTCGCCATATTATAAGCAACATTTCATACAAACTCTCTGGAGGCTTCTGTGAAGGCCTCCGTAAGTTCTCTTCGGGGATTTTTTAGCCCTTCGTGTGCTTCAGAAGCAGGGATCGGGGAAGCCATATTTTATCCAGCGGTatctcaaatttaaaatttattcgcaaatgctaaataaatacataaataaggCAAATGTCTTATTAATGTCAGCTTTTATGTTCagtaaaagtaaatttaaagcACAGGTGAAACAATATTCTAGTAAACTGCAAACAATGTAAGTCCCAAGTTATAAACTGAATGATACTACAGTTGACcaggaaatatatttattctgccatgttgtttgttttgtttagttttttttatgcaacCTTTAGAAACTATTTTATTGAAGCAAATCATGAGGAAGGAAAATAGCACCAGGACTGCTGTTGCTAAATGTGGATCCTAAATAAagcaaacttttcagatttgtatctgtggaaaaatttaaaaatctttactttCTGCTACACAATTATGCACTTTTTTGCATCTTcctatcacatgaaatcccagtaaattaaatttaaatatgcGCTTATAACCTAACAAAACGTGGAAAAATTCAAGGGCTACGGATACTTTTAAAAGGCACTGTAGCACATGCTAACTTAAACCGCAACTCTCTTACTGcaaacatgaatttattcaCTCTGATCTGACTTAAAGGCGTGTATTTGATTGGGCCTCTGAGCGGCCTGTGGGTCGGCTTAACGGGGAACCCTCTTAGTTGGCACAGATGGAGGGAATCTGGCGTGATGGAGCAGATCACCCCTGCCGCCACGTGAAGCCAGACTGCTTGCTCTGCCTCcaaagaggcagagagagacagagacagttCACAGGGACACACAGTCCGTTCATAAACGCCACTCATCAAAAGGGGAGCCCCCGTTGAAAGAGGTGGGTGCACCAAGCTGTGTATTCAGCACTAATTTGCTGTGAAAGGAGACAATCATCATGCAGAGAATGAAgcgttttattctgtttttgcaggCTTATCGGTAAAAACAGCGACAGTGCGGAGGTCCGCTTTAGCGGGGCCGTCACCTTCCTCTTCGCTTATGTCGTCTGTTTTGGTTGAAAATGTGGAAGCTGAAGCCTCACGGGAATTCAAGACGAGTAATCCTGGATTAAAATGATCACATGAGGAGCAATAAAGCAGATAAAAGACCGTGCAACTCATCTGCTGCTTTAAGGCCCTACCAAAAGCCAATGCTGATGTGATTAAAGACACCGggaggaaatgtttttctcataaCATTAAACTCATAAATTGTGGCTCCCCTCtgggaagaataaaaaaaacaaaaaacacttaaaaaacaattttgatcTGATAAATCAAAAGGGACAATCTTGCGGTATGGCAGCCAGATGTCCATCAGTATGAAAGGCAAGTCATAAAAATCTTATGGTTGAGTCGCATGTGTGTACCACCGCAGAGAACGAAACCATAATTAAAGCAACAAGGTAAGATTTAACGGTTCCTGACCTCCTCATGCTGAGTCAgctgctgttttaaatgttaaaaaaaatcaaacagtttATCTCAGATTCAGTCATCATGGGAAGAATTAAAACTTATTAAAACACGCAGAATGGTGGAAGACCTTCATACATTAACAATGATGCTTTTGTGATTTCAAAGCCTGGCGCTCAGAATAGATCAGAGGATCTGCTTCCGTGTTAAGAACAGCTGTCTTTCTGTCTTATTTGGGAAGAAATAATGAATTTGacaaattaataattcattGTCGACCATTAATAATATATATCAACTATCTACATCTGTGAGTCACACAGTTGTTTTGCATAATATTGCTTTCTCTTTCATTTTACGACCTGAAGGTGATCTCAACAGCAGGGTTGGTCATGAGCTGGCGAACGAGCGGCAGCAGCGTTATGCTTTCTCTCTCACCTGCGTAGCGTAAAGGAGCGTCTTTGTCCAGCGCAATTAGAGGGGGGTCCAGAATAACTTTGTCATCGTTCTCCGTCACAATCCCATGGTACGTCGTCTCGATCCACGGCTTGTGCTTATTGACTGTGAggaagcagagaaagaaaacatcagcCAACAAACGACGACGACGGATAACAAGCTGATCATAGCTTCGCTTCGGTGGAAGTGgacatattcagatttttttgtggcgacttttttttttttttaccaagtttCTTCCTATGCTGGAATGACTTTTATCTCCTCCATCCTGCCATGCAGCATGGATGCATTTTTAATGAGTTTAGGGATgcttttaatgttatttttagacGTGGAGAGACAACCTGCAGCAAAAACCAGAGTGCTGatgaggagctgcagaagaaTTAAATCCCTTTTTGTGTTACATCTACCCTCTTCCGTATTACCTTTCAACCTCCAGAAAGGAGACCAGATTATTTCAAGATAATAGTAACTGAgagggttttttccccccacatatTTAACATTCAAAAGACAgattcactgtttttgtttagctAACTGCAGCAGACCAAACAAGTAGATGATGAAGACACGGTCAGGTTTGGGGTTCTGTCCACTTGTCTGCATAGGAAGCCTCCCAGCTGCAGACAGGACTCAGCAGGAAAAGCTGCAGTGAGTGACATATTTGGGCCGGATAAGAAAACAGGAGGAAGGCAGCTCTCTTACAGTCAATACGCCCTGCCTCCACCACGAGAGGGAACAATGGCGTTAAAGTGCTACTGATCTGCAGACATGATGCTAACACTTGGAGACAACAGAGTGAG
It encodes the following:
- the clstn1 gene encoding calsyntenin-1 isoform X2 produces the protein MRFRGNKQFASAVGLVLGLLCAVEAAKVNKHKPWIETTYHGIVTENDDKVILDPPLIALDKDAPLRYAGEICGFRIHGQNVPFEAVVLDKSTGEGVIRAKEKLDCELQKEHTFTIQAYDCGEGPDGANMKKSHKATVHIQVNDINEYSPVFKEKTYKATVIEGKKYDNILKVEAVDADCSFQFSQICSYEIVTPDVPFTIDKDGFIKNTEKLSYSKERMYKLTVTAYDCGKNRASEDVLVKISIKPTCRPSWQGFNKRTEYEPGTGSLALFPSMHLETCDVPITSVRASIELETNHIGKGCDRDTYSEKSLHKLCGASSGTVELLPAPSSSANWTVGLPTDNGHDSDQVFEFNGTQAIKVPDGLVNTNLKEPFTLSVWMRHGPGSHEKETILCNSDKTDMNRHHYSLYVHNCRLILLLRQDPSEAENYKPAEFHWKLDQVCDKEWHHYVLNVEFPTVSLFVDGTAFEPFMVTEDYPLHPSKIETQLTVGACWQENSGHDNDTEAGPETTSGGNARMAQFFRGNLAGLIIRSGKLENKKVIDCLYTCKEGLDVQLPEEVASAVKVDFNPNQSSLTVEGDDIGAFDKVMQHISYLNSRQFPTPGIRHLRISTTVKCLNEDACVAVPDAEGYVMVLQPEEPKISLSGIDHFARSAAEFESQEGVTLFPELRIVSTITREMEADAESEAAEGTDDDPTVQETVVSEEIMHNLDSCEVSVVGDELDGEHESLEVDVSQLQQRALEMSSSNLGLVITGVNTMANYEQVLHLIRYKNWHTEALFDRKFKLVCSELNGRYISNDFKVEVNVIHTSNPVEHANNAMVQPNFINPVHHASVDLSGHNLVNAHQASVVPSAATIVIVVCVSFLVFMIILGVFRIRAAHQRSMRDQESGKENEMDWDDSALTITVNPMETYEDQHSSEEEEEEEEESEDGEEEDDITSAESESSEDEEGGEPEDQQRTSRQQQLEWDDSTLTY
- the clstn1 gene encoding calsyntenin-1 isoform X4; its protein translation is MRFRGNKQFASAVGLVLGLLCAVEAAKVNKHKPWIETTYHGIVTENDDKVILDPPLIALDKDAPLRYAGEICGFRIHGQNVPFEAVVLDKSTGEGVIRAKEKLDCELQKEHTFTIQAYDCGEGPDGANMKKSHKATVHIQVNDINEYSPVFKEKTYKATVIEGKKYDNILKVEAVDADCSFQFSQICSYEIVTPDVPFTIDKDGFIKNTEKLSYSKERMYKLTVTAYDCGKNRASEDVLVKISIKPTCRPSWQGFNKRTEYEPGTGSLALFPSMHLETCDVPITSVRASIELETNHIGKGCDRDTYSEKSLHKLCGASSGTVELLPAPSSSANWTVGLPTDNGHDSDQVFEFNGTQAIKVPDGLVNTNLKEPFTLSVWMRHGPGSHEKETILCNSDKTDMNRHHYSLYVHNCRLILLLRQDPSEAENYKPAEFHWKLDQVCDKEWHHYVLNVEFPTVSLFVDGTAFEPFMVTEDYPLHPSKIETQLTVGACWQGGNARMAQFFRGNLAGLIIRSGKLENKKVIDCLYTCKEGLDVQLPEEVASAVKVDFNPNQSSLTVEGDDIGAFDKVMQHISYLNSRQFPTPGIRHLRISTTVKCLNEDACVAVPDAEGYVMVLQPEEPKISLSGIDHFARSAAEFESQEGVTLFPELRIVSTITREMEADAESEAAEGTDDDPTVQETVVSEEIMHNLDSCEVSVVGDELDGEHESLEVDVSQLQQRALEMSSSNLGLVITGVNTMANYEQVLHLIRYKNWHTEALFDRKFKLVCSELNGRYISNDFKVEVNVIHTSNPVEHANNAMVQPNFINPVHHASVDLSGHNLVNAHQASVVPSAATIVIVVCVSFLVFMIILGVFRIRAAHQRSMRDQESGKENEMDWDDSALTITVNPMETYEDQHSSEEEEEEEEESEDGEEEDDITSAESESSEDEEGGEPEDQQRTSRQQQLEWDDSTLTY